From a region of the Haematobia irritans isolate KBUSLIRL chromosome 4, ASM5000362v1, whole genome shotgun sequence genome:
- the LOC142235113 gene encoding uncharacterized protein LOC142235113 produces the protein MENMREIVKTLPDYEDDVPMSDEEREILENNVAPVLREPLPAIEQVPDVGMTPVVASSQEVVPTQKVIPPSGADTAPAEVSATKAAESSSSPTGTAQRNSDSSPKLHLNNCVLCRRKHNLRSCRRFLKMRLEQRLRTVVLHRVCSNCLGRSHMRSTCNSRERCRECGESHHTLLHSFDQQQRPSAPSSDLSKRKSNSSPSVNSSAYCITNATPIFSPLLVLQPTVTLGPTIVLILVLSGRRIPVRAVLDPCAGYSMICSSLAQSLRLTSAMTAQNAFCPLIVVSRHNAENKLIFSARVTDLSRVVTPSASAPDSIREHFECLQLADPVFYRPSGVGLVLGPDVYARVIKPQMFSSPGFPLAQLTIFGWVISGQCQP, from the coding sequence ATGGAAAATATGAGGGAAATTGTTAAGACTCTCCCTGACTACGAAGATGACGTCCCGATGTCCGATGAGGAAAGAgagattttagaaaataatgttGCACCGGTTCTTCGCGAGCCGTTACCAGCAATCGAGCAGGTCCCTGACGTCGGGATGACCCCAGTCGTCGCCTCTTCACAAGAGGTAGTACCGACACAAAAAGTTATCCCTCCGTCGGGGGCTGATACGGCTCCAGCTGAAGTATCTGCAACTAAGGCAGCAGAATCTTCGTCTTCCCCTACGGGGACTGCCCAAAGAAATTCGGACTCGAGCCCAAAGCTTCATTTGAACAATTGTGTGTTATGCAGGCGGAAGCATAATCTACGGTCGTGCCGCAGGTTCTTGAAAATGCGGTTGGAGCAAAGGCTGCGCACCGTAGTTCTTCATCGGGTGTGCTCCAACTGTCTGGGCAGGTCACACATGCGGTCGACCTGCAATAGTCGCGAAAGGTGTCGCGAATGCGGAGAGAGCCACCATACGCTTCTGCACTCCTTCGACCAGCAACAACGTCCTTCCGCTCCATCGTCCGATTTGTCTAAGAGAAAGTCAAATTCAAGTCCGTCCGTTAATTCGTCCGCGTACTGCATTACAAATGCAACCCCCATATTTAGTCCGTTGTTAGTTTTGCAACCAACTGTTACGCTTGGTCCCACTATTGTGTTGATACTCGTCTTGTCCGGTCGTCGAATTCCCGTCCGAGCTGTCCTCGACCCATGTGCGGGGTACAGTATGATATGCAGTAGTCTTGCCCAAAGCTTACGGCTTACTTCGGCAATGACAGCGCAGAACGCCTTTTGTCCGCTGATCGTCGTATCCCGGCACAACGcggaaaataaattgattttttccgcCCGGGTGACAGATTTATCCCGTGTGGTCACCCCATCGGCGTCGGCTCCAGACTCCATACGAGAGCATTTTGAATGTCTCCAGCTGGCCGATCCAGTGTTTTATCGCCCTTCCGGGGTGGGGTTGGTCCTGGGGCCCGACGTATACGCAAGGGTTATTAAGCCTCAAATGTTTTCGAGTCCGGGATTCCCCTTGGCGCAGCTGACGATATTCGGCTGGGTGATTTCAGGGCAATGTCAACCATGA
- the LOC142235945 gene encoding uncharacterized protein LOC142235945 — MPVNTFARFIRAADAVVKFGTRVSSWKEENLDVYSLRAQVEEAKSLWEKVKERYEECLDDLQEDSDKGKVESADGKYEATYDAYIRIVSTIERKIDGLKAVHRASTPIQQADVADISARSGNVDVSGNSLLLGVDHGAVHSLALPPCDIEVFDGDFQSWPTFRDLFTAVYVKNSRLSDIERLCHLLKKTSGDAREVVRRFPLTDRSFELAWRTLKETYDNLRILVSNQLKLLFDLPVLDTETSSGLKNLQRGINACISAMAVNNVPTNDWDPILIYLCVQRLPKISVTLWEQGISDKSALSSWVDMDRFLTERIQTLTCLRDLKGIDASRRTDGRKLRTHFTNAAPKSSPSRSRNSQYTSHSSRDSVDKMCVLCPRQSHHLRVCPKFRNLSVNDRLTAVKRYRCCFNCLSRRHDVNNCATSRSCEKCQGRHHTLLHRDFSHSTNVATTSSTVSAARPTDSSGLIDPQPSTSSGIVSGTSARQVFHVSQNRSVLLGTAMVNIVHQGMTYPARALIDPASEASFITEKMQKLLRISITSATSSISGVNQSVSITSRGICPLSIGSPIDGSVLVEATALVLPRISGNLPSFQVSRNYMSRLPNLRLADPNLFDSRPVDLLLGADVYPRIILQGVRSGILGSLIAQQTVFGWLITGSIPTSNVTVFSTTVEFMEEDGLDKTLLRFWELEDLPRRAICSPADTFCEENFKNTTYRDSDGRYVVTLPIKPELKGHVLLGHSRTSCLKQFIRGEASLLRKPETKLMYDGVIKEYLDLQHMRPVSSTSPADQTVCYLPHHPVINPDKLTSKLRVVFNASHKTSNGKSLNDILYVGPTLQLELVYLILRVNSAHTSLQRIVFRDSPQEDVQDYELQTVTFGVNCAPYLAIRTLLQLADDSEDDYPHAAHILRRCMYVDDVLTGYHNVDTAVESRDQLIRVLSSAKFELRKWTSNELAILESLPADHLVDAKLLEFVEASSSKPLGIRWNAQLDLFYFEMKPIEQKSRFTKREVLSAIARLFDPVGWLGPVIIVAKIIMQQVWLDKIGWDESLPLQTERQWRKFVETYQDVNHVRIPRWVNYSTDCEVELHVFSDASEKAYAGVVYVRVVTPQGHIFTHLLSCKTKVAPIKSISLPRLELCGAVLASEIYKSIARELDIEFRRVYCWTDSTIVRSWLRKTPSTWSTFVANRVCRIQENTGGQNWYHVRSEDNPADLGSRGVSPAELAVSTLWWHGPEWLCSASSQWDISDLTPLETDVEVLSKDHYSHASRNVYHDTTLTATELKAVRLRLAVLSQRAHYPDEYGCLMEKKPLGSRSSLLSLNPFLDEEGVMRLNGRLSRCPTLSYSERHPIIVPYNSRFARLLVKHVHDISIHGGNQLILRLIRIEYWIPRLTSLIRSTINRCKRCLLDRKKSCTQIMAALPPERTVLTRPFTTTGVDFAGPFEIKSFIGRACKITKGYVCVFVCFSTKAIHLEATSDLSTTTFLAAFHRFISRRGCPKTIFSDNGTNFVGASREVEKELRSVLKEGRDKVCSAYQFQQLSWQFIPAGAPHMGGLWEAAVKSFKTHFRKHASGFKYTFEEFSTVLSRIEACLNSRPLCPMSESSQELVALTPGHFLVGSPILAPPEQLEEESPLHLVHRFRKMKALSQQFCLRWKEEYLKCLQKRYKWKFPQRDIEVGDLVVIRDEQLPPTSWKLGRVDDVHPGSDGRVRVADVRTANGVVRRPVVKLVILTE, encoded by the exons atgccAGTTAATACATTCGCGCGATTCATTAGAGCCGCTGATGCGGTTGTGAAGTTTGGGACACGGGTTAGCTCTTGGAAGGAGGAGAATTTAGATGTTTATTCTCTAAGGGCTCAGGTCGAAGAGGCGAAATCACTCTGGGAGAAAGTGAAAGAGAGGTATGAGGAGTGTTTAGACGATCTTCAGGAGGATTCAGATAAGGGAAAGGTAGAATCTGCTGACGGCAAGTATGAGGCAACTTATGATGCCTATATTCGTATTGTTTCCACTATCGAAAGGAAAATAGACGGTCTGAAAGCCGTTCATAGGGCGTCAACTCCTATACAGCAGGCCGATGTGGCGGATATTTCTGCTCGTTCTGGTAATGTGGATGTATCGGGAAATTCTCTTTTGTTAGGTGTTGACCATGGTGCGGTCCATAGTTTGGCTTTACCACCATGCGATATTGAGGTTTTCGATGGTGACTTTCAGTCTTGGCCAACATTTAGGGATTTGTTTACTGctgtttatgtaaaaaattcccGTCTGAGTGATATTGAGCGCTTGTGTCATTTGCTCAAAAAGACTAGTGGCGACGCCCGTGAAGTTGTAAGAAGATTTCCTCTCACTGATAGGAGTTTCGAGTTAGCTTGGAGGACGTTAAAGGAAACTTATGACAACTTGAGAATTTTAGTCAGCAATCAGTTGAAGCTTCTTTTTGACCTTCCGGTCTTAGACACCGAGACAAGTTCTGGGTTGAAGAACTTGCAGCGTGGTATAAATGCATGTATTTCGGCGATGGCTGTGAATAACGTTCCTACGAACGATTGGGAtccgattttgatatatttgtgtGTGCAACGTCTACCGAAGATTAGTGTTACTTTGTGGGAACAGGGTATAAGTGATAAGTCTGCGTTGTCGTCTTGGGTGGACATGGATCGTTTTCTTACGGAAAGGATTCAGACACTCACGTGTCTGCGCGATTTGAAGGGTATCGATGCTTCGAGGAGAACTGATGGCAGGAAACTGCGAACGCATTTTACGAATGCAGCTCCGAAATCTTCGCCATCTAGGTCGCGTAATTCGCAATACACTTCTCATTCTTCTAGAGATTCCGTCGATAAGATGTGTGTTCTTTGTCCACGACAAAGCCATCATCTTCGTGTTTGTCCGAAATTTAGGAATCTTTCTGTGAATGATCGGTTGACTGCTGTGAAACGGTACCGCTGTTGTTTCAATTGTCTATCTCGTAGACATGACGTTAACAACTGTGCTACATCTCGCAGTTGTGAGAAGTGTCAAGGAAGGCATCATACTTTGCTTCATCGCGATTTTTCCCATTCTACGAATGTGGCGACTACGTCTTCGACGGTTTCGGCCGCTCGTCCTACGGATTCTAGCGGTTTGATTGACCCGCAGCCTTCCACTTCGTCTGGAATCGTGTCTGGCACTTCGGCCAGGCAAGTATTTCATGTTTCCCAGAACAGGTCGGTACTATTAGGGACGGCTATGGTGAACATCGTTCATCAGGGTATGACGTACCCAGCTCGGGCTCTTATTGACCCAGCATCGGAAGCCTCCTTTATTACcgaaaaaatgcaaaagttgCTTAGGATTTCGATAACGAGTGCGACGTCTTCGATATCGGGCGTGAATCAATCGGTTTCGATAACTTCTCGAGGTATTTGCCCTCTGAGTATAGGGTCACCCATAGATGGATCGGTCTTGGTAGAGGCGACTGCGTTGGTCCTGCCTAGGATTTCTGGGAATTTACCGTCTTTCCAAGTGAGTCGGAATTATATGTCACGTTTGCCAAATTTGCGTTTAGCTGATCCTAATCTGTTCGATAGTCGTCCGGTTGATCTATTGTTGGGGGCAGACGTGTATCCCAGAATTATATTACAGGGGGTTCGGTCTGGTATTTTAGGGTCGTTGATTGCTCAACAGACAGTCTTCGGCTGGCTCATTACTGGTTCAATTCCCACTTCTAATGTGACGGTTTTTTCAACGACTGTTGAATTTATGGAAGAAGATGGTCTTGACAAGACTCTTCTTCGGTTTTGGGAATTAGAGGACTTACCAAGACGGGCAATTTGTTCTCCCGCAGATACATTTTGtgaggaaaattttaagaataccaCATATAGGGATTCCGATGGAAGATACGTAGTGACTCTTCCGATAAAACCCGAATTAAAGGGACACGTCTTGCTTGGACATTCGCGGACAAGTTGTTTGAAGCAATTTATTCGTGGTGAGGCTTCGCTTTTACGAAAGCCTGAAACGAAATTAATGTATGACGGGGTGATTAAAGAATATTTGGACTTGCAACATATGAGACCAGTGTCGTCGACTTCTCCTGCAGATCAAACTGTGTGTTACTTGCCTCACCACCCGGTAATCAATCCGGACAAATTGACGTCCAAACTTCGAGTTGTCTTTAATGCTTCGCATAAGACCTCAAATGGTAAAAGTCTGAACGACATTCTTTATGTGGGACCCACATTACAATTGGAATTGGTGTATTTGATTTTGAG ggtaaattcGGCCCATACTTCTCTGCAGCGAATTGTCTTTAGGGACTCCCCACAGGAAGATGTACAAGACTATGAGCTGCAGACCGTGACATTTGGAGTGAATTGTGCTCCCTATTTAGCTATACGGACGTTATTGCAATTGGCCGATGACTCCGAAGATGACTATCCCCACGCGGCACATATTCTACGAAGGTGCATGTACGTGGATGATGTTTTGACAGGATACCATAACGTGGATACTGCTGTTGAATCTAGGGATCAATTGATTAGGGTATTATCATCGGCAAAGTTCGAACTGAGGAAGTGGACTTCTAATGAGCTAGCCATTTTGGAATCGCTTCCGGCTGACCATTTGGTTGACGCCAAATTACTGGAATTTGTTGAGGCCAGTAGTTCGAAACCGTTGGGCATTAGGTGGAATGCGCAGTtagacttgttttattttgagaTGAAACCGATTGAGCAAAAATCTCGGTTTACGAAGAGAGAGGTTTTATCGGCTATAGCTAGGCTATTTGACCCTGTTGGCTGGCTGGGGCCAGTTATTATAGTGGCGAAGATAATTATGCAACAGGTTTGGTTGGATAAGATAGGATGGGACGAGTCTCTTCCGTTACAAACTGAGCGACAATGGCGAAAGTTTGTCGAGACCTATCAGGATGTGAATCACGTTCGTATTCCTCGATGGGTCAATTACTCCACAGACTGTGAGgtagaattacatgttttttccgACGCCTCGGAAAAAGCATACGCGGGGGTAGTATATGTTCGTGTGGTTACGCCGCAGGGACATATCTTCACCCATTTGCTATCTTGTAAGACTAAGGTAGCCCCCATCAAATCTATATCTTTGCCACGTTTGGAGCTTTGTGGGGCAGTTTTGGCCTCAGAAATTTACAAGTCTATAGCCAGGGAGTTAGATATTGAATTTCGACGTGTTTATTGTTGGACGGATTCTACGATCGTCCGCTCTTGGCTTCGAAAGACGCCATCTACGTGGTCTACTTTCGTTGCGAATCGCGTATGTAGGATTCAGGAGAATACTGGGGGACAGAATTGGTACCATGTTCGTTCTGAGGACAATCCGGCCGACTTGGGAAGTCGCGGAGTGTCGCCTGCAGAGTTGGCAGTTTCAACGCTTTGGTGGCATGGACCAGAGTGGCTGTGCTCAGCTAGTTCTCAGTGGGATATTAGTGATTTGACCCCTCTTGAGACTGACGTTGAG GTTTTATCAAAGGACCATTATTCACATGCTAGTCGAAATGTGTATCACGACACGACGTTGACGGCAACTGAATTAAAGGCAGTGAGATTACGTCTAGCTGTTCTTTCTCAAAGGGCTCATTATCCAGATGAGTACGGTTGTTTGATGGAAAAGAAACCGTTAGGTTCCAGGAGTTCGTTGTTGTCATTGAATCCATTCCTGGATGAGGAGGGGGTTATGAGGTTGAATGGTCGTTTGAGTAGGTGTCCTACCCTTTCGTATAGTGAGCGACATCCAATTATAGTGCCGTATAATAGTAGATTCGCTAGGTTACTGGTGAAACATGTTCACGACATATCTATTCACGGAGGGAACCAGTTGATTCTACGTCTTATTCGGATAGAGTATTGGATTCCTCGTTTAACATCTTTGATTAGATCGACTATTAACCGGTGTAAACGGTGTCTGTTGGATAGGAAGAAGTCTTGTACACAGATCATGGCGGCTCTCCCACCGGAGAGAACTGTGCTTACCAGACCGTTTACTACGACTGGCGTTGATTTTGCGGGGCCTTTCGAAATTAAGTCATTTATAGGGCGCGCATGTAAGATAACAAAGGGTTATGTTTGCGTTTTTGTATGCTTTTCGACGAAGGCCATACACTTGGAAGCCACATCGGACTTGTCTACGACAACATTTCTGGCTGCCTTTCACAGATTTATTTCTCGGCGTGGTTGTCCCAAGACCATTTTTTCGgataatggtacaaattttgtaGGCGCTTCACGCGAAGTGGAAAAAGAATTGAGAAGTGTTCTTAAGGAGGGACGTGATAAGGTGTGTTCCGCATACCAGTTTCAGCAGCTTTCCTGGCAGTTTATCCCTGCCGGGGCGCCACATATGGGTGGTCTCTGGGAAGCTGCTGTCAAAAGCTTCAAGACGCATTTTAGGAAACATGCATCTGGATTCAAATATAcatttgaagagttttcgacTGTTCTTTCGAGAATTGAGGCTTGTTTAAATTCTAGGCCGTTGTGCCCGATGAGTGAAAGTTCTCAAGAGTTGGTGGCACTTACGCCTggccattttttggtaggatcTCCGATCCTGGCGCCTCCTGAACAGTTAGAGGAGGAATCCCCACTTCATTTGGTACATCGATTCAGGAAAATGAAGGCGCTGTCGCAACAGTTCTGCTTACGGTGGAAAGAGGAATATTTGAAATGCTTACAGAAAAGATATAAATGGAAATTTCCGCAGCGTGATATCGAAGTAGGGGACTTGGTAGTAATTCGTGATGAGCAATTACCTCCTACATCGTGGAAATTAGGTCGTGTGGATGACGTCCACCCAGGATCTGACGGTCGCGTTAGAGTTGCAGACGTGAGAACGGCAAACGGTGTTGTAAGACGACCGGTGGTAAAATTGGTCATACTGACCGAATAG